In one window of Rhinoderma darwinii isolate aRhiDar2 chromosome 7, aRhiDar2.hap1, whole genome shotgun sequence DNA:
- the RPE65 gene encoding retinoid isomerohydrolase, whose translation MASRVEHPAGGYKKLFETVEELATPMSVHIVGRLPLWLSGSLLRCGPGLFEVGSEQFYHLFDGQALLHKFEFKEGQVTYHRRFVKTDAYVRAMTEKRIVITEFGTFAYPDPCKNIFSRFFSYFKGLEVTDNALVNIYPVGEDFYACTETNYITKVDPETLETVKKVDLCKYISINGVTAHPHIERDGTVYNMGNCFGKNFSIAYNVILIPPLQADKEDPITKSKVVVQFPCSDRFTPSYVHSFGMSPNYLVFVEQPVKINLFKFLSAWSIWGANYMDCFESHETMGVWMHVAEKHTGEYLNIKYRTSAFNIFHHINTYEDNGFLIVDLCCWKGFEFIYNYLYLANLRENWDEVKRLAEKAPQPEVRRYVLPLDIQKNDSGKNLVNLPYTTATATLRSDDTIWLEPEVLFSGPRQAFEFPQINYNAYSGKDYTYAYGLGLNHFIPDRLVKLNVKSKETWVWQEPNTYPSEPIFVPTPDALEEDDGVILSVAISPAVGHKPSFLLILDAKDMSEIARAEVDTIIPVTFHGMFKNA comes from the exons ATGGCCAGTCG TGTGGAGCACCCTGCTGGCGGGTATAAGAAACTGTTTGAGACCGTGGAAGAACTGGCCACCCCGATGAGCGTCCACATCGTCG GTCGGTTACCCCTCTGGTTGTCCGGCAGTCTGTTGCGATGTGGACCCGGACTCTTTGAAGTGGGCTCGGAACAGTTTTATCACCTGTTTGACGGACAAGCTCTGCTACATAAGTTTGAGTTCAAGGAGGGACAAGTCACGTATCATCGCAG GTTTGTAAAGACCGATGCCTACGTCCGAGCAATGACCGAGAAGAGAATCGTGATCACGGAGTTTGGCACCTTCGCTTATCCAGATCCCTGCAAAAATATATTCTCCAG gTTTTTTTCATACTTCAAAGGCCTAGAAGTGACGGACAACGCTCTGGTCAACATCTACCCTGTGGGGGAGGATTTTTATGCTTGTACAGAAACCAATTACATAACAAAGGTTGATCCTGAGACGCTGGAAACCGTCAAAAAG GTGGATCTGTGTAAATACATCTCTATTAATGGCGTCACCGCACACCCGCACATTGAGAGGGACGGCACCGTCTACAACATGGGAAACTGCTTTGGGAAGAATTTTTCAATTGCTTACAATGTTATCCTGATTCCCCCTCTGCAGGCAG ACAAAGAAGATCCCATCACAAAATCCAAGGTGGTTGTGCAGTTTCCATGCAGTGATAGATTTACCCCGTCCTATGTCCACAG TTTCGGGATGTCTCCAAATTATCTAGTCTTTGTAGAACAACCAGTGAAGATTAATCTGTTCAAATTCCTCTCTGCCTGGAGCATCTGGGGAGCCAATTACATGGATTGCTTTGAGTCTCATGAAACTATGGGT GTGTGGATGCACGTTGCTGAGAAACACACAGGAGAATATCTCAATATAAAGTACAGGACGTCGGCCTTCAACATTTTTCATCATATTAATACGTATGAAGATAATGGATTTCTCATCGTGGATCTGTGCTGCTGGAAGGG CTTTGAATTTATCTACAATTATTTGTATCTGGCCAATTTACGCGAGAACTGGGATGAAGTGAAGAGGCTTGCAGAGAAAGCTCCTCAACCAGAAGTGCGGAGATACGTCCTGCCGCTCGATATTCAGAAG AATGACTCAGGAAAGAACTTGGTGAATCTGCCGTACACCACAGCTACTGCCACCCTGCGGAGCGATGATACCATCTGGCTGGAGCCCGAGGTTCTCTTCTCTGGTCCGCGACAAG CCTTTGAATTCCCGCAAATCAACTACAATGCGTACAGCGGTAAAGATTACACATACGCGTATGGACTCGGACTGAACCACTTCATTCCTGACAGG CTGGTGAAACTCAATGTCAAGAGCAAAGAAACGTGGGTATGGCAAGAACCCAACACCTACCCGTCTGAGCCAATATTTGTCCCAACCCCAGATGCCCTGGAGGAAGATGATG GCGTCATACTGAGTGTGGCCATTTCCCCCGCTGTGGGGCACAAGCCCTCGTTCCTGCTTATTCTGGACGCCAAGGATATGAGTGAAATCGCCAGAGCCGAGGTCGACACCATCATCCCCGTCACGTTTCATGGAATGTTCAAAAATGCCTAA